A segment of the Sulfurovum indicum genome:
GCCTCTTGCAAAATCTCACATCTGCAAAACCCATTATGGGCGTATGGGGTTATTAGAGGTGCCCACTATCTTATTTCCGGACGCTTAATGCTCAGTACTCATTGCTTCTTATTTACATGCTTTTTGCATATTGCGTATCATCAATACCAAAAGAGCAGTCGAAAAGATCTTAAAGTTTATCTCACTGCCTTTATGGGTATTGACAAAGGCTGCCGTTTTCGTCATCTCCTCTCCTGCCATCTGCATAGTCAGTATATCGGGCAGGTAGTAGTGTCCGAACATCAACCCTGTGACGATTACAAAAAAGGTTGCTACCTGTGTAATGTTATCTCTTTCGAACTTTTTGTACTTATATCCTTCATACAATGCTACAGCGATCACTGTCACATCAACCAGATAGGAGAGTTTGACAAAATTCTGTGTCATAATAAGTCCCTCCTGATAGTGGCTGAGTATTTCACTTCCAAGCCAGTTTTCCGTATGGAACGTTACAGGTGCTACGACAATACCGGCAAAAAGTCCTGCCCCCAGTGTTGCTCCAATCAAGATTAGATAGGCAATGGTTACTTTTCTAAAAATTTTGTTCATACTATTCCTTATAATGTTTTACTGTCGGCAATAATAGTTACAGGTCCATCATTGACAATACCCACTTCCATCATCGCACCAAACTCTCCGGACGCCACGGTAAGCTCTCTTGAGAGTACCTCTATGAATAATTCATACAGAGTCTTCGCACCTTTAGGCTCCATTGCACCGGTAAAATCGGGACGGTTACCTTTTTTGATCCGTCCTGCCAACGTGAACTGTGAAACCACAAGCACTTCACCGACAACCTGTACGATGTTTCTATCCATCTTTCCCTCCTCATTGGGAAAGATACGCAGTGCCAACACCTTTCGTACCAGTTTGGTAACATCTTCGTACGTATCACCCTCCATCACACCCAGTAGAATGTTATATCCTCTGCCAATAGCAGCGATCTGCTCTCCGTTAACTTTCACCCAGGACTTTTCCACACGCTGGATCAATGCGATCATTGTATACTCTTCCTATCTTTCATATACTATTTTATCTGTCACTGAGCTCTTGGTGTACCGATGCTCGGGCATCCACATTTTTGAAGCAGAATGCCGAAGTCATCGCAGCACACTTGTAAAGTGATACTTCTTTCCCCACTTTCTACCAAAGAGAGTAGAGAAACAACCCTAAACCACATAAAAGCTCTACTTAGTAAAAAGAGAGCATGAACCCTCTGTCAAATCCGGCAAGGTCTTTGTAAAACTTAATGGATTTTACCCCAATTTCATTAACAAAAGCCAATATCGGCTCTTTCTGGTCATACCCCATCTCACACACTAACCACTTGATACCTCTGTTTTTTACATCAACAATGATCTGTTTTAAAAGCTCATCTCCTACTCTGCCTCCAAAGAGCGCCTCTTTGGGTTCATAGTCAACCACATTGGACTCTAAGAGAAAATCTTCAGCAATATAGGGCGGATTGGAGACAACGAGTTCGACAGGTTCACTCACCAAATCAATAAGATTGGATTTATACAGTTGGATCTGTCTGGAGAGTCCAAACCGCTCTACATTCTCTTTTGCTACCTTCAACGGAGTATCACAAATATCGGTGGCGATTATCTTCAGCTGCGGGAACTTTCGTGCCAGTACCACAGAGATGGCACCAGACCCCACACCGATCTCTGCAATTTGCGTAACCTTCTCTTTTTCAATGATCTCTGCCACAAGATCTATCAGTATCTCCGTTTCAGGTCTGGGAATAAGTACACCAGGTTCTACCTTCAGATGAATGTCATAAAAGCTGGCACTCCCTACAATATACTCATAGGGTTCATGCCCGGCTCGTCTTTGAACCAGTTTCTGATAATTTTCAATATTTCCCACAACATCATGATCATGTGCCATAAGGTAGATACGCTCTTTTTGAAGATGATATGCCAAAAGCAGTTCTGCTTCCAACTGCGGGCGTTCACAACTCTTATGCAAGCGTTCTTTTGCCCACTTTAATGCTTCTGCAATCGTAGCATCAGTCTGCAACACATCTTGAAACTCCTCACTCATCACTCCTCACCCCTCATTTTTACTGACTTTTTCGATCAACGAACGTAAATATCCCTTCTGCCGTTTTTTCAGACTTCTCTTCCCCTGCAACCGTATTGGCCGCATCATATCCCATCGCATTGAGACGCTCGATGATCGGTGGATGGGTATAGTAAAAAAAGATCACCAAAGGATGAGACTTTGGAAAAGATTTGTTCTCGGTAACCAATTTTAAAAGTGCAGAGACCAAGTTATCCTGACCACCCATTTTGGACCCGAATGCATCTGCAGCATATTCATTGTGACGACTTACATAACTCATAAACGGTGTAAAGATAAAACTTACCAGCGGTAACAGAAGCATCAAGGTAGCGATCTTCACGCCTGCATGCGGTGCCACATGCATTTGAATAAAGAGTTCATCGGGTAAATGTCCAAAGAGGAAAAAGACTACAAACAGAAGCAATCCCATCAGTCCTATGTTCTTCCAGATATCTCCATGTGAGTAGTGTCCAAGCTCGTGCCCAAGTACGGCAAGAAGCTCTTCTTTGTTGAGTTTCTCAAGCAACGTGTCAAATAGAACCACTCGTTTACTCTTGCCAAGCCCGCCAAAGTAGGCATTGAGCCTGCTGTCACGCTTACTGGCATCCATCACAAAAATACCGTCACTTTTCAATCCTACCTTTTCCATCATTGCAGTAATAGCATCTTTAAGCTCTCCCTCTTCAAGCGGATTAAACTTATTAAAAATAGGGGCAATTACAGTTGGATAGAGCACATTTACAAGCAGTGCCACTCCAAAGAGCAGTACAAATCCGCCAAGCCACCACATCTCATAATTAACAATAATCCAAGCCAGGAGTGCGAAAAGTACTCCACCCAACACCACAAACATCACTGCAGACTTGAGCGTATCGAGCACGTACATCCTGAGTGTCATTTGATTAAAATGGAAATCTTCATCGATCTTGAACTTCTGGTAGAGTTCGAACGGTAACCCCACAATATAGTTAACAACCATGAACCCGTACAAAAAGAGCACTGCCTGCATAATCTGACCATCAACACTAACCAGAGAAGAGAGCCACGAGAATCCCGCAAAAACCCACCATACAAACATGAGGTAATCAACAAAATGCTCAACAATCGCCAGCTTCTCTTTGGCAACAGCATAATTAGCCGCCACCATATATTTCCCGGCAGGCATCAATACAGGATCTTTACGTTTTTCCTGATTGATATAGCCTATCTGCATCACTGAAATATACACCCGCATGAATGTATAGAGTGAATAAATCCCTATAATCAATTCCAACATCAAAATTCCTTGCTCAACAAAAACTAAAAAACTGCAAAGCCACACATTTAGTATTCCGGAACCATGCAGCAACCGGCAGGTCATTGACAACGTGTTAACTCTTTGGTTTTTCTTTTTCTTTAATTCGTTCCTCTTTTCTTCATACAACACAAAGGAGAAGAAATGAACATACAAAAATATACCGCCCAATATATCACGATGGACTTTAGCAAGCCTTAAAAGAGTATAATTTCACAAAAAAAGATAAAGGCAGCACTATGGCACTCATCGACCTCTTTGATATAAAAAAACAGTACGATGTCAAACTTCTCCTTGATGGGGTCGATTTTCATCTTAATGAGGGAGAGAGGGTTGCCATTGTCGGAAAGAACGGATGCGGGAAGTCTACACTGATGAAGATCGCTCTTGGGGTGGAAGAGCCCACTGAAGGAAAAAGGGTGATAGATCGTTCTATACAGATAGAGATGCTCTCGCAACAGCCTCTTTTCAACCCTTCGCTTAATGTCAAAGAAGCCATAGAAAACGAACTTACTGAGCTCAAAGAAGCAAAAGAGAAGTATGATACTCTCTCACAACAGGTAGCTGAAAACTTTGAAGATAAACAACTTTTGGAAGAGCTGGAGAAGACCACCTCCTACCTTGATCACCATAATGCATGGAGTCTGGATGACAAAATAGAACGTGTTCTTCAGGAGTTCAAGCTCAAAGAGTATGAAGATCGTCTAGTCATATCACTCTCAGGTGGAGAACAGCGTCGTGTAGCACTGGCATCACTTATTTTGAAAAAACCAGATGTGCTGTTGCTGGATGAACCAACAAACCATCTTGATGTCTATATGGTGGAGTTTCTTGAAGAGATACTTCTCAAAGAGAAGTTCACCCTACTCTTTATCTCTCATGACAGACACTTCATTGATACTATAGCGACACGGGTCATAGAGGTAGAGAACCAGAAACTTATCTCCTATAAAGGGGGATACCGAGACTATCTTGCAGAGAAAGAAGCACGAATGAAAGCGCTGGCAAAACAGCATGAGAACCTGCTTAAACTGCTCAAACATGAAGAGGAATGGCTGGGGAAAAGTGTCCGTGCACGGGAAAAGAGGAATCAGGGGAGGAAGGCAAGGGTCTTCAAACTGCGCGAAGAGGCAAAAAAGAACCCTACACTTATCCGTAAAATGCAGTTAGAACTTGAACGTGAAAAGAAACATTTCAACCGTGAGCAGAGTGTGGGCAGGAAAAAAATGCTCTTTGAAATCGACCATCTCTACTACTCCATCGCCAACAAAGTACTCATTAAAGACTTTACTACACGTATTCTTCAGCGTGATAAAATCGCCATCGTAGGAATAAATGGTGCGGGGAAATCGACCCTGCTCAGACTTCTGCTTGGACGGATCAAGGCAGATAGTGGCAGTATCAAAAAAGGAGACTTTAGTATCGGCTACTTTGATCAGCACAGGGAGATGCTCAAAGATGATGAGACGCTCATCGATACCTTCTGTCCGGATGGTGGCGACCATATTGATGTCAGAGGCAGACATATGCATGTCTATGCCTACCTCAAACTCTTTCTCTTTCCGGAAGAGTTCCTGACAAAAAAGATCGCACAACTCAGCGGAGGAGAAAAGAACAGAGTCGCTCTTGCACTGCTTTTTACCAAAAATGTCGACTGTCTTATTCTTGATGAGCCTACCAACGATCTGGACATACAAACCATCAATATTCTTGAAGAACAGCTGCTGAACTTCCCCGGAGCTATCATCTTCGTCTCTCATGACCGCTACTTTGTCGACAAGATCGCCTCCAAGCTCTATATCTTCAAAGGCAAAGGGGTCATTGAAGAGTCCTACCAGAGCTACTCTGAGTACCTTGAGATCGAAAAAGAGATCAAAGAGATCGAACATATGGCTGAAGAGCTAGGACGGTCAGACAGCAAGGAAGAGGTTGCAGAGAGCAGAGAAAAGAAAAAACCTACCAAACTCAGCTATAAAGACCAAAGAGACCTTGACAAACTTCCTGATGAGATTGAAGCACTGGAAGAGAAGATCGATGCATTGAATACCTGCCTGGCTGATCCGGAGTGTTATCAGGAAAAAGGGCTGAGCAGACTCAGTGATGAGCTTGCTGAAGTTGAAAAGATTTATGAAGAGAAAAGCGAACGGTATCTGGAGGTACTTGAGCTGTATGAGTCGTTACAGGCTTAATAGAGGCTGAAACTCTTATCTCACACTCCAAAGAGAGACACTGTGCCTGTCTCTACACAATATCCATCTTCATTTTACCAGTAGATAATAACACTTCTTCTTCCCCAGCGCAACGCCTTCCGTCTATCAGTCCCCATATAGATATCAATACGTTTTTTATAGCGCTTGTTCATCTTGTCGCGTACACGGTAAATACCCGGAAGCCCTCCAATACGTACCTTTGTACCGTTACGCATACCATATTTTGTCAGAAGATCTCGGGAAACGGCAATGATCTTCATCCCTGGACGCAAACGGTTATTCCATGCAGCAAGAAAGGGTGTACTGTCTGTCTGGCCCCGGTGTGAAGTATATGCTGTTGCCGTTACCCTCAGTCTTCTTTTTCCAAATCCCCGTATTAGTTTACTTTTTGAAGCTTTCTTTGCCTTGGCAAGAGCCTGTGCCTTTTTTTTCGCCTTCATTTCTGCAATTTTATAAGGAAGAGGCAAACGCAATACCGTATCTGTTTTGATTTGACTTGTTGTTTTTATATTGTTGAACTTTGCCAACTCTTTTGGATCCAGATCAAACTTTTTTGCAATACCCAGAAGCGTATCACCTTTTTCGACCCTGTAAGAAGCTGTTATAATGGCATTGCGTTTTTTC
Coding sequences within it:
- the prmC gene encoding peptide chain release factor N(5)-glutamine methyltransferase, coding for MSEEFQDVLQTDATIAEALKWAKERLHKSCERPQLEAELLLAYHLQKERIYLMAHDHDVVGNIENYQKLVQRRAGHEPYEYIVGSASFYDIHLKVEPGVLIPRPETEILIDLVAEIIEKEKVTQIAEIGVGSGAISVVLARKFPQLKIIATDICDTPLKVAKENVERFGLSRQIQLYKSNLIDLVSEPVELVVSNPPYIAEDFLLESNVVDYEPKEALFGGRVGDELLKQIIVDVKNRGIKWLVCEMGYDQKEPILAFVNEIGVKSIKFYKDLAGFDRGFMLSFY
- the dtd gene encoding D-aminoacyl-tRNA deacylase codes for the protein MIALIQRVEKSWVKVNGEQIAAIGRGYNILLGVMEGDTYEDVTKLVRKVLALRIFPNEEGKMDRNIVQVVGEVLVVSQFTLAGRIKKGNRPDFTGAMEPKGAKTLYELFIEVLSRELTVASGEFGAMMEVGIVNDGPVTIIADSKTL
- a CDS encoding DUF4149 domain-containing protein, with the protein product MNKIFRKVTIAYLILIGATLGAGLFAGIVVAPVTFHTENWLGSEILSHYQEGLIMTQNFVKLSYLVDVTVIAVALYEGYKYKKFERDNITQVATFFVIVTGLMFGHYYLPDILTMQMAGEEMTKTAAFVNTHKGSEINFKIFSTALLVLMIRNMQKACK
- a CDS encoding ABC-F family ATP-binding cassette domain-containing protein, whose product is MALIDLFDIKKQYDVKLLLDGVDFHLNEGERVAIVGKNGCGKSTLMKIALGVEEPTEGKRVIDRSIQIEMLSQQPLFNPSLNVKEAIENELTELKEAKEKYDTLSQQVAENFEDKQLLEELEKTTSYLDHHNAWSLDDKIERVLQEFKLKEYEDRLVISLSGGEQRRVALASLILKKPDVLLLDEPTNHLDVYMVEFLEEILLKEKFTLLFISHDRHFIDTIATRVIEVENQKLISYKGGYRDYLAEKEARMKALAKQHENLLKLLKHEEEWLGKSVRAREKRNQGRKARVFKLREEAKKNPTLIRKMQLELEREKKHFNREQSVGRKKMLFEIDHLYYSIANKVLIKDFTTRILQRDKIAIVGINGAGKSTLLRLLLGRIKADSGSIKKGDFSIGYFDQHREMLKDDETLIDTFCPDGGDHIDVRGRHMHVYAYLKLFLFPEEFLTKKIAQLSGGEKNRVALALLFTKNVDCLILDEPTNDLDIQTINILEEQLLNFPGAIIFVSHDRYFVDKIASKLYIFKGKGVIEESYQSYSEYLEIEKEIKEIEHMAEELGRSDSKEEVAESREKKKPTKLSYKDQRDLDKLPDEIEALEEKIDALNTCLADPECYQEKGLSRLSDELAEVEKIYEEKSERYLEVLELYESLQA
- a CDS encoding M48 family metallopeptidase, whose translation is MLELIIGIYSLYTFMRVYISVMQIGYINQEKRKDPVLMPAGKYMVAANYAVAKEKLAIVEHFVDYLMFVWWVFAGFSWLSSLVSVDGQIMQAVLFLYGFMVVNYIVGLPFELYQKFKIDEDFHFNQMTLRMYVLDTLKSAVMFVVLGGVLFALLAWIIVNYEMWWLGGFVLLFGVALLVNVLYPTVIAPIFNKFNPLEEGELKDAITAMMEKVGLKSDGIFVMDASKRDSRLNAYFGGLGKSKRVVLFDTLLEKLNKEELLAVLGHELGHYSHGDIWKNIGLMGLLLFVVFFLFGHLPDELFIQMHVAPHAGVKIATLMLLLPLVSFIFTPFMSYVSRHNEYAADAFGSKMGGQDNLVSALLKLVTENKSFPKSHPLVIFFYYTHPPIIERLNAMGYDAANTVAGEEKSEKTAEGIFTFVDRKSQ